The following coding sequences lie in one Actinomycetota bacterium genomic window:
- a CDS encoding AbrB/MazE/SpoVT family DNA-binding domain-containing protein: MKSTGIVRKVDELGRIVIPMELRRAFGIEVKDPLEIYVEGDKII, encoded by the coding sequence ATGAAATCCACAGGTATAGTTCGTAAAGTTGATGAGCTCGGACGGATTGTGATTCCAATGGAATTGCGTCGTGCCTTTGGTATCGAAGTCAAAGACCCCCTGGAGATATATGTAGAAGGCGACAAAATAATTC